The Acidobacteriota bacterium DNA window GACCCTGCTGGCGGTGGGGGGCTACGACGAAGGTTTTTCCCGCTATGGCTTCGAGGACATCGAGCTGGCCTTTCGGCTGGAGCGGGCGGGAGTGGGGCTCGTCTACACCGAGGCCACGACCACCCGCCACCGCTCCGAGTTCGCCGACTTCCCCGCCCACTGCCGGCGGCACATGGAAGCCGGCGCCATGGCGCGCCATTTCGCCGACAGGCACCGGCTGGCGCAGGTGGAAACCTTCCTGCGAACGGAGGGGATGCGCTGGGGGAAGCAACGAGGCTGGTTCCGGCGCACCATGGCCTTGACCCACGGCCTGACCCGTGCCACCCCAGGGCCCCTGCGGCAAGCCCTCCTGGCCCTGGCCCGGGCCCAGGTGCGCATGGCGGAACGGCTGGCCCCCACCGCGGTATTGCATGTGGGCTACCACCTGGTGCGCGACATGCACTACGCGGCGGGCCTGGCGGGCCGGAATCGCTAAGTCCTCAGCGGGGAGCTCCCATCGCCTCCTCCACGGCCTGGATCAGCCGTGGGCCGCGGAGGTTGGTGCCGATCACCTGGCCCTTGCGATCGAGGAGAATCGAGCGGGGGATGGCGCGGATTCCGAACAGCCGCGGCGTCGGCGAGTCGAAGCTCTGCCCCTCGTGCACCTGGGGCCAGGTGACATCGTTGGCCTTCAGCCACTCCCGGAAACCCTTGCGGTCCGCCCCGTCGAGGCTGATGCCGAGGATCAGGAAGTCGTGCTCGCCGAAGCGCTGCCAGGCGGTCTTGAGGAACGGGATCTCGTGTACGCAGGGTCCGCACCAGGTGGCCCAGAAGTCGATCAACACCACCTTGCCTTCGAAAGCCTGGCGGTCCCAGATGCGACCGTCCAGGTCTTCGACCCGCAACTCGTCGAGGGCCTCGAGGTTGATCGCGCCCCCGCCACCGGGCAGGCAGGACAGGGCCAAGGATCCGAACACGAAGATCGGCAGCAGCGGACGCAAGAACCGTGTCGTCATCAGGGAGCGGCCTAGAAGGGAGCGAAACCCTGGTCGGCGAAGTACTGGTCCTTGAGCCGACCTTCGAGTTCCGTCAGGGCGCTGAGGTGACTCTCTTCCCATTCTGCCAGGAAG harbors:
- a CDS encoding TlpA disulfide reductase family protein yields the protein MTTRFLRPLLPIFVFGSLALSCLPGGGGAINLEALDELRVEDLDGRIWDRQAFEGKVVLIDFWATWCGPCVHEIPFLKTAWQRFGEHDFLILGISLDGADRKGFREWLKANDVTWPQVHEGQSFDSPTPRLFGIRAIPRSILLDRKGQVIGTNLRGPRLIQAVEEAMGAPR